The genomic stretch CTGCCCGAAGGGAAATATGTTGCGCTGCGCTTTTATATGGCGGAGTGGGGCAACCAGTTTGTTTATCACGATGGATTGACCGAGTCCGCAAACTCGTTCAACCGTTTGGATTTTCCGATTGAGGATGGCTTTAAGGTAGAAAAAAATAACGCCCCCGAAGTTAAATTGTGGTTTGACTTTGCTCCCTACCAGTGGAAGCGACACTTTAAACCGCTTACGGATTTGTTTATGGGGAGCAAAAGTCAAAAACCACGTTTGGCCAATAGTTTTGGCCATTGATCATTATGCTATGAAAAGGAATGGAAAAGGCACCGATCGGTGCCTTTTTTAATTGTGTGCCATACTTTCTAGAGTTGTGCCCTGATAGAAATTGTTCAAAATTGATTCCATTTCCTCCTTACCGTTTGCAATACGACCTATTCTGTTCCAAAGTTCATCATCTAGTAGAACTTTGAGGGGCTGTTGCTGTTTGGTGATGTTGCCAAATACCTTTTTGATCTTGTTGTCCCAAACCTTGTAGTATTTAAGTAGGTCGTCGGGGTAGACGATTTTACGGCGGGTTCCTTCATCGGCAGCCCGGAAAGGCAGGGGAATGTTGAGGTAACCGTAGTCGTCCGTTAGTTGTTCCCCAGGCTGAATGTCCCTTATGGCGATTTCAAAATCGTATGCAGTGGTCAAACAGTTGGAATTGAAACTGTGGTTCACGTACCGCCCATTGTCCCAGCACAACACATAGTTGCCCTTGTTGTTCCGAAAAGTGTAGGTATCCAAAATATTCTGGTA from Flagellimonas oceani encodes the following:
- a CDS encoding SET domain-containing protein, with protein sequence MIHPDTELRFISNEIGYGVVATKLIPAGTITWVLDQLDREFTPFELQQMSPIYQNILDTYTFRNNKGNYVLCWDNGRYVNHSFNSNCLTTAYDFEIAIRDIQPGEQLTDDYGYLNIPLPFRAADEGTRRKIVYPDDLLKYYKVWDNKIKKVFGNITKQQQPLKVLLDDELWNRIGRIANGKEEMESILNNFYQGTTLESMAHN